One Styela clava chromosome 4, kaStyClav1.hap1.2, whole genome shotgun sequence genomic window, tttcaaatttatccagtgcaaaacaaaaatagactTGCTCTAGGAAAAGTTACTCATGGTCATACTCACTCACATATGAGCGAAGGAGACTGATCTGAGTTATGGGCAATCACTGAAGAGCtataacagggatggcgaacctttttcaatgaatgggtcaaaaattatatttttatcgcggaacagaagagagtgggtcacagatatttaatcaatgtttgtatcaataaaaacttctgaaacaaatcatgATACAGCGGTTGTTAATGTTGGTGTAGTTTAGGGCTTTACTTATACAGCACTTGTATCatggactttttatggcactcgaatttatgaaattagagtacgcatatgaattacgtttaggatgatgcggcaaattatttcaaggttccaaagagtttggagggaattccactctgatagtgttatatttttctatcAGCTTTGACCATATTAAAAGCaattttacactgccccattgttaatCTAGATTTTTATTACAAGTCTGTAAGATTTTGTATTCTCAActgcattgtaggcgagaaactaataaaatgcaaagtagcctCTAGTTCTCGTATATCCCCTAAAACTGTCGGCAGATGCACTTCtgaaagagacaagacgttgcgagaaatgaacatcaatttcattgttatgtcataaacgatgtcagagccaatagctgaataacggcaCGCAAcagtgcagacatgcgtccaagattatgggttttgaaaattaacataccgaaaaattaataatttgaatataagcgATCGCAgtcctgactgcccaactgacggtacataaaaatagtttagttattgttagattaatttgggccggttttatcactgatatgttagcattttattcgtgccttagcaggtcacgaataaaacgcggtgggtcactttgtgacccgcgggtcagtggttcgccatccctgagcTATAAGACTATTATAAATGATAGCTGTGAATTAAGTGCTAGGTAATACCTATTAACAGACTATTTGATTCAATACtagaaaatataatatattgggAGCAATTGCTCAGTGGTTAAAGCATTATACTTAACTGTGATGTCATCGCAGTTTAAAAATATAGAGTTCAAATCCCCAGCGTGTAACAACGTGGACAGACAGTGACAAACCAGACAAATTCCTTTTCCTCAAACTATATTAGTTCTTTACCTGGCCATAACAGCTTGTACAAAGCATTGTTTGGAATGAAATGCATATAAATGTATCATATTGGCGCTccaggagtatgtgtaccaatatggaggtaactaattttgttcgcccattttacatcaagttgtgtaaaaggactgaaacctatgggcagggggatacaGACAGTTCCTGAACTTGTAatcaaactaaaataaggaaaatcagaatacaaattatggcccaaccctaacctggtacacatacgggagtataattatattaatatatgtgtgcatgcatataaataaaaaactgcATGATGACGATGCAACTGTATATGTTCATCAGGATCAGAATCTGGCATATGCATTGCTAGGACtaactttattttgaaaacGATATTCAAAATGCACCTACCTAGGactaactttattttaaaaacgatattcAAAATGCACCTACTTGCCATTTTCTGTCGACCCACATCTTTCTGTAGCTAGAATAACATCATATGTTGGTCTTCCATTGTCCTTGGTGAGTGCATGTTCAGTGCCTAgaatattgaatgaatattattaacAGTGTAGGCAATGAGATAATGGTTAGAGCATTGGACCTAGCTATGTTAGCGTtgtagatttaaaaaaaatggggTTGTACCCCTGTTTTCACCATTTTTCCTGTGATATTAATTAATTGAGCTGATTGagtgaaaaaagtaaaaataggaAACTTTAAAGCCAATTTCAAAGAagttgtattttaaaaaaaatttcccaacACCAACATTCGCTTCTGGTGTAAcattttatcataataaaaaaaaatcagatacTTCGACATACTTTGTCTCAGAAAACTGATTCTAATCTTAATAGCAAGCATGTCCACAATGCCTAACCGATGCCGATTGCAGCAACTGTCAAACCAGATTGAAAATCAAATGAACTTTAGGACTCACCGTCGCTGCCAATATACGAAATGACCTTTATTTCTTTTTGCAAGATTCCTGAATCAAAAAATACATTGTAAGACAAAgtcagaaataataaaaatcatctAATGTGATGCGAGAATTTAATGCATCTGTCAGGTCAGTCATCTCTTGAGCTAAATTACAAGTGGCCACTGTAGTAGCAAAAGCTACTGAAACTAAATAGATACCGgaacattttaaatatgacAAATAGGGAATGGTATGCACATAGTAGAAGGTTGGAGACCAAACTAATAAGATGACATAAGTATAATGTGAACAAAACAGCTAACAGCCATGCTAATTAATTGAACATGATTGGAATGACATTTTAATAAAGTAAATAGTTCTGAATATATACATCATTGGGTTTATTTAAacagatttatttatttttgatgaagTGCAAGGTCGCACACAATTAGAGCTGGAAGAGACTCATCACTGAGCTAAGTTACGGACATCCACTAAAATACCAAGATCTATGAAAATATAAGTATGACGGTGTATTACTTGCCAGTATATGAACATTGATGCATATGCTATATATATGCTGTTAACACTACTGTGATGAACTGTACTGTGAGCCATTTTTTGTGGAATTAATTTCgacaatatacatatatgatCAATTTCACACAGAATAGGATCCCCAAACCCATTGGCATGGTCATAAATGATCCATTTAGTCTAAATAAGTACCTAAGTCTTGTTATAATCTCAAGACTCATGTAGTCATCTTATCAATCAAGTATACCGTATacgctcgttttgtagcccgggcccctattttttcaaccaaactCACCAACCGGGCCcgtattcaaaccggccctatTCAAACATGGGCGCTTGTTATTtctaaagtaaaattatacacaaaaattaacTTTGGGTATCTTTGAAGACAAATTTTTGACGACATTAATCCTTTTTCCATGTCAATTTATTCACGTCAAACGCAAATTATTCACGTCTTAAGCGTAATTCCCTCATATTACCCGCAGTTTATATTATTAACAagaaacaacaaatcaaaaaaaagaaaagttttgcgacgccctatcaatattgaaacggcGCACtgcgacgcccagtttgagaaccacggtgtttcgtaatcaatgctatctgttatgtaattggacgcctaaggcgtgagtgttatctaccagcgcttaaaattcaacagcgttgtgacaaaagcgcttcttatttcctattgttctctaccactgaaaaatcagcttttacatcgggcgggtattcaagcaccggcccttatttatttttatgttctgttcacacagGTGGCTTCAAACGAGCCCTTAATCAAGAACGGCGGTAaaactatgaagaaatgaaattgCTGTACCTGCATCAActtgtttcttcataatttcaATGTTCATTTTAAGCCCTGCTTTATCGACAATCAAAGTGATTTCTTTCCCAAGTGCTTGGAGCATTCCTGCTAAACTGTACACACCTGGATAAATAGAAATGTAATATCAAACAATTTGCAAAAATGTAGTACTTGACAATGCATCCATCTTGTTGCAGGAAAATCTTTTACAGATTAAGATTCTAAAGCACGCTTCCTTACAACATATTGTGTTGGAAACATGCTCGTCATTAGATTATAGTTTATGTATGCCCAGATActctgggataaatataaaaacccaCTCCTGTTATCCAATACTACCACCTAAATGGCTAAAAATTGAAAGGGTTAGGCAAAACATAAAGATTCCGGTTTCATGTTAATTAATCTTTGTGAAGTTTGGGTGATGAATGATAACCTAAAAATGTCATGCCGTGATGGCCCTACACTTGTTTATTGTATTCCACGTTTTCTACACCTATTACACAATAATCCCACTTATTCTACACTTGTCCGACCTATTACACAATTGTCCTACTTATtccccacttgtcccacttatTCCACACTTGTTTCATCTCTCACAAACTTGTCTACCTGCCCAATACTTGTCTTCTCATATCCCACACCTGCCACACCTATTCTATAATTGTTCCACTTATTTTACACTTGTCCCACCCATTCCACACTTTTCTTCCATATTTCACAGCTGTTCCAGAGTTGTCCCTCTTTTCCACACTTGCCCCCCTTTACCACACTCGTCTCACCTATTCACACCTGTCCCACACTTATTCCACCTGCTCCACACTTGTCCCACCTGTTCCACACTTGTCCCACCTGTTCCACATTTGTCTGCCTGTTCCATACATGCCCAACCTGTTTCACACTTGTCCCACACTTATTCCACCTGCTCCACACTTGTCTCCTCCTGTTCCACACTTGTCCCACCTGTTCCTCACTTGTCCCACCTGTTCCTCACTTGTCCCACCTGTTCCTCCCTTGTCCCACCTGTTCCACACTTGTCTACCTGCTCCACACTTGTCTCCTCCTGTTCCTCACTTGTCCCACCTGTTCCACACTTATTCCACCTGCTCCACACTTGTCTCCTCCTGTTCCTCACTTGTCCCACCTGTTCCTCACTTGTCCCACCTGTTCCTCCCTTGTCCCACCTGTTCCTCACTTGTCCCACCTGTTCCACACTTGTCTACCTGCTCCACACTTGTCTCCTCCTGTTCCTCACTTGTCCCACCTGTTCCTCACTTGTCCCACCTGTTCCTCCCTTGTCCCACCTGTTCCACACTTGTCTACCTGTTCACAGTTGTCCGAACTGTTTCACACTTGTACTATCTGTTCCACACTTGTTCCGCCTGTTTCCCACTTATCCACCTGTTCCACACTTGTCCCACATTTATCTGCCTGTATCACACTTGTCCCACCTGTTCCACATTTATCTGCCTGTTCCACACTTGCCCAACCTGTTTCACACATGTCTGAACTGTTCCACGCCTGCCCACCTGTTCCACACTTGTCCTATCTGTTCCACACATGTTCCTCACTTGTCCCACCTGTTCTATAATTGTTCCACTCATTTCACACTTATCCAACCCATTCCACACTTGTCCCACCTATTTCACACGTGTTCCAGAGTTGTCCCCCTTTTTCACACTTGCCCCCCTGTACCACACTTGACTCACCTATTCACGACTGTCCACCTATTCCACCTGTTCCACACTTTTTCTACGTGTTACACATTTATATGCTTGTTCCTCACTTGTCTTACCTGTTTCACACTTTTCCCACCTTAACCACACTTGTTCCACCTGTTCCATATTTATATGCCCGTTCCACACTTGTCCCAAATGTTCCTCACTTGTCCTACCTGTTCCACATTTGTCCCACCTGTTCCACAATTTTTCCACCTGTTACACAGTTATATGCCTGTTCCACACTTGTCCAACCTGTTCCACAGTTATATGCCTGTACTACACTTGTCCCCCATGTCTACCTGTTCCACAGTTATATGCCTGTTCTACACTTGTCCCCCATGTCTACCTGTTCCACACTTGTCCCCGTGTTCCGCAAGATCTTAGTCATGTAGTATATCATTATAAAACCGTCCATAATCTGCTACTCCCAGAACTACATGAATAGCCAATTAGTCATAGTATTAGCAAATACATTTTGCACcgcccgaagtatgcgcaccaagatggcgcacaacctgaactcaggttgtgtaccaggttagggttcaggttatgcgacatcttggtggtcatacttcaggagtacctacatttttatattttgattgaGAAGACGACTGACTTTAATTCGTGAAGGACAGTTAATACAGATTTCATTAAATAATCTTACTTACCAGGTAAGCCATCAGTTTCATCAGGTGGTTCATGATCATGACATGGAAAACCGGTTGTTATGGCAATCGATGATGCATGAGATAATGCAAGAGATGATTTCATGAAATCACCAGGTACAAGGAGATTTTTACTTCCGCGTTTCCCTGTTCATAGAAAAGAATAGCAAACTCTGTTAAAATTTGAGTGTGGATGTAAAGTAAAGAGAAAGGAGGAATCCATATAAAATGGGAGTTGACCGGAAGTGACACCTAGTACTGAAAAAGGAGCATTCATTTTCTAACATTTATTACACACTTTTTACAATcttattatttctattttctagatgttttcaatgttttcaaataGTTAAAAGATAGAACTGGGATCAATTACATTTTGATCAAAGCACTTGCTTGGCAGCGCTTATTTAATCTTTCAATTTGAGTAGAGTGAAAAAGAATAGAGTAATGACTAAACTTTCGAGATACATAAttaggtgctcctgaagtatgcgcaccaagatgtcgcataacctgaaccctaactggtacacaacctgcgttcaggttgtgcgccattttggtgcgcatacttcaggaggtcccataATTATATACACGACCTATATACATCTGATCTTCAATAGAAAGGGGGAAATGTGTTCCATGAGCCCacataatgaaaaaattgtattatgaTAAACCTACACaacaatttcacatttttttaaattatgatgAAATGGTGGAGTTAGAACTTTTCTGCAATCAAGAGGGGTGAGTCAAAAGGAAATTTTCTAAAAACTAGAATTATGAAAGAGTTATGAGAATTTTAGATCATGCATCTTATAAATTTCAGTAAACAAATCTACCTGGATCATCAACTGTTGCTTCCTCCAATTCAGCCAAACATTTTTCAGCTTGAACTGAGACAATGCTGAACCTTTGATCTTTATTTGAATACTTGATAACTTTACATTTCTCATTGTCTGGTTTTGATTCCTCATATCGTTCTTGAGGTACATCAGTTAGAAACATCATTCCGGGGCAATGAGTGATAGCAAATGGCCTTTCTGAACAAAAAATGTTTAGTTTTGATTAGAGCTCCACTCAAAAGATATCCTATTCCCACTGTCCCGGTTACCAGTGTCGCATTTACTAGCGCATAAATCATCACTATAAAACTGTTGTTAACAAAACTAGCCATTTGCGTGATTGGCCCTAACAGTGCTACGAAAAtagatttctttattttaaatttagtgAGTAATATAGCTTTGAAAAAGTTCCAAACACATCCTTATTCTTGTGCAAATTCACAAAGGAAATAGCTATTCTGATCCCGTTTCAGCGAGGATATTTTCACAAACATTTAATTCAGAGTTGCTTTCTGTTTTACAATCATTTATTTAGATATAGAATAGCTGAGAGCATATGGCCGTTAGTTTATCGTTTAGAAATGACACCAGCCATGGTCAAATGACACTTCTTTAATTGGGAGCACTGCTTTGCACAAAAACCTTACTTGTATTTGAAGCATTGTGACTGACTATAACTGACATGAATTTGGTATTATCTGGGTAAAAGTAGATATAAAGCTTCAGGCTAAAGGTTAGAAAAAGCTTTGAAAGTCAGATTCATAGGAAAATTGGTGGTTCGCACATAAGGTTTTCTTTTTATAAACACTGAACGCACTAGTACCTCACAGTGCATATAGCGAATTTCGACTTAACTATATCGAACTGGTAGGTCAAAGATAGTCGGATAAAACACTGAAGAATAGAATACACAAAATCATCTAACACAATTGATCCTTACTTGCAGCTCTGATTGCTTCACTATTTGTGACTCCACATGCCCAGAACACAGGGACATCTCCATCTTGCAAAGCGACAAAAGAACCAAAGTGTGGGTTTTCAAATTTAGTATTTGAAATAATTACGTctggataaataaatatattattttagtgGAACTATTATCATCAGGATATAGAGAGTACTCCatagtagagatgtaccgatgtatcggtatcggcaataacGCTAATTTTTTGGTAACGGTAGTGTATCTGTATCGGCTATATTTAGACCGATATATTTAGCTTCTCaatatgatccagaatgttttaaaaaataggttagaatactgatcttgaaattattttttgcttggattgttcgtgaactatgagccatgcacGTATGAAAATGTTTAACAGAAAGAATAAGTAAGAGAGATCTTGCAAGTAACCAAAACatagataaatttaaaaagtagcagataaaatttgatcaatatagGAGAAATCACAAACACTATAATGGATATACACTATTCACATGTAGAAAAGTCGCTGCACTTGTTATGTTAGCTGAAGCCAGACTTGAAGCACTTTTAATCCACTTCAGGTTGGGTGTTCATATTAGTTTTGTTATCATAGGAATCGTAGTCGTTATCGTagatttgttttaaatattttaatgtgTCATATCTGTCtaaaccagcggttcccaacctttctaccctggcggaccggtaaaattaaattaaatgtactcgcggaccggcaaaaattgaaatggccgtaacagaaaagaataacatatatttgcatcttataatgcaatgtcgggcactcaatatgcttctagacaaaaaagcacactttaaaacatttcacacgaagaataactatcaaataatgtgccgaccaaaaattacaaatgagtgaaacataaaataataccatatatttgcgtaatgaaatgcagtgctgggcacccattatgcgtgagAAAGGCTCATGCTTTTTTTGCGTGTATCGCGTGACCACCTgtggggtcgcaacaagttcatatcttactggattattatactgttcttgactgttttctagtTTAAACAAGGAGATATCCATTACGTTTCATATgaatggtcatattaatcaggaaaagcacgcagaacagaaaaggcacgcgtgccgatttttaggcttcttaattttgcaagatttgatggagcgcattcgcgatgaatagGAGCTGGAAAAGCGAAGAGTGTGAGtgatcggcgccaagatgtcgggTAATACGGCGCCaacatgtcgcgaaagacgtcgtaATATGACGGCAAAAGAGAACTGCGTAATGAGCCAACGCAACTTTGTctacggtaaagcgattgaaacggcataaaaacaacaagacaacaaaattttttgcggaccggcaaaaaagcttcgcggaccggccccggtccggcggttgggaaccactggtctaaacaATCCCAACTTAATACCGAAAAAGCTGTGATTTCAATAATTTCgatgtttgtaatttttttgtttttattattctaaaatCTTGATTTAACTAGGAAACAGAATTTGACCGGTGCTCAGGCAAGTATGTTCTTATTCACCAACCACCGAGCCACTAGTTGTGCAGTGCGTTGGTCAAGCAGTTAAAGCGTTGgacttaactgtgttggcatcacAGATTACACATCTTGGGTTCACCTAACCAAGGTATAATAAATTGGTACCGAACCGGAAGTTCCTGGTCCTTCCAAACAGTaatcccgtagtgtgtgtaccaggttagggttaggccatatttccgattctccttattttagtactattacgagttcagggactgtctgtgttagccaagtgaatataccaccctgcccataggcttccgccTATGAAGCGCCTTCCAAACTATGGCAACCCCATACATGATATTGTTTAATATGGCGGCCGCTTGTATAAAGATTTGTTTGGAGTGAATAAGTATCATATAAAAAAGctacaattattaaaaaacataaaaactaATAGCCAGTTTTCACTAACCAGGATCTCCAATATGCACTGGTGCACCATGCACGTCTGGCATCTGTGATGTGATGTCAACAACCAAAGATAACTGATGTTCTGGGATTGGTCTCATCGATACAATCATGTTGCATTGGAAAGGACCAACTGAGTGACATTTAATATTTGTCTAAATTAAGAgaaaattgttaataaaatgttaaattatTACACAAAAGAAAACTGGTAAAGGTACAATGGAGAATTGCATAGTCTGTTGTGTTGGACATCACTTTGGTTACAGTTCATGACTTCTAGTCATATACCAATCCCACAATGTTGGACAGCTTTACATATGCTgaacttttcatattttaatgcAATGGGGGGTGGGGAGTTTTACCTAGTTTTACTCAAACACGATTTCAGTTCTGACTCTAATACCAGTGAAAAACATCAgcttcaacttgcagccttaccctATATATTGCACAGGAATTGAACAAAATTCgattattatttacaaaaatatatcttgaactttccatactgaaaagatgaattttaatattactCTACACTGTACAATATCTGTGTTTACTCTAACACTTGAAGTTTAATCCCCCATATACATGCTTTCCACATGTTCATCGAGTGGTTACCGTAATTTTTATATAGCCTACATGTCCGCTGTTtaagtattatatatacaaACTGTAAAGAGTAAAAAAAGGGAGAAAGGGGTATGAAAAGAGTAAAATAAAGTTGCATTTATTTCAGACTCACTTTATACATTGATACATTGGtgttttgttcaatatttctgACAGGAATTTTGTGCTCCATTAAAATATCATCAAATGAAAAACTGCAACCGATGTAAAAAGTAACCATTTCTTTCCAGTCATATTCTGAAAACAAGTGATAATGGGCTGACCATTGTAGCTAGGCATGCACAACTGGTGAGAAGCAAACAATTTTggttcatatttatatataaatatatatatatatatttatcagtGCTAATCAATGCTATTCATGCGAGAAGCTTTTATTTGTGTAAAGACAGTGCTCAGTTCGGTAACATATatacaatttattacactttggGTAACACCAAAATGGGATATGATATTTGAACCCAAGAGTCGTAATTTGTGGTGCCAACTATACAGTATATTGAACCAAACTAGAAAGAACATTTGACCCTAATGGGGATTGAGAGCACTGAGATGATCCagctcagggtggtccaaggttgtcggctccgcgggccacaaaattatttttgcatcgTTCGCGGgacacaatagtgccaagaataggtaatcgctgcaatataaaacaaacacttttattgtgcgaacacatagttatcaggcatagccatctCAGGCTATTAGAatctgcattttatttttagttttctatgttGCCTATATTGCAAGcttatattcccgaccaaaaaggtagaaagccagataacaatttagactgccaagcacattattcaacttcgctagtcgcctcagctagccataacactagtcaatttagtgacattagCGATGTAAGAATatatcaaaagatttttctgattaattttattacgaaacaacacaaaatgcaattttttgattacgctccgaatgtgacgcgggccacaaataaTGGAGCAgcggccacatgtggcccgcgggcctgggtttggaccaccctgatctagctTTAGCTtgtgaaaaaagtttttttcttcAAGAAAGACTGAATATtaagataataatattaaaataaagttgaatgGCTGTTTAAGCAAACATATAAAACCTAATATCACCAAATGATCTATTTCTGCTGTTCGATTGAACTGATTTTGTCGTATAAGGTGGCTGGCTATTTTAAAACTAAGGTAATTCAACAATCTTTATGTGGGACGCTTTTGGAACGTCGTCCAACAAAGCATGCCAAAACTTTTGGAAATCGCAATTGCTAACATTTCTAGCTGGTTTTCTCACCCTTCACTTCGAAGAAGGCCCTGTACAAGCATCTACTGATATGGAAGGAGCTAGTATTTTGGGGGGAGGGGAATCTTTCTGATTTGCCATTGccaacccaatttattacatcttaGTTGGGTATGCGATTTTAATCTAGGATTTTTAACTTGCGATGTTAACTTTGTCGAAGCCAAAATTGTAACCACTGGGGCTCTAGGCCATAGCGTATATATTAAATTCCATACCATACCTTCTGCAGAATCAAtaattttttccatttctcCATTCTTGTAAATCTTATAACCTGGAAGATCAGTTGTTATATCAGAATTTTTCGCCAAGATTGTTTCTTTTTCTCCAGGTTTACTCTGATGAAGTATCGGCAAGCAACCCTCGTTGTAAGCAGCAAACTTTGCGAAGTCATCTGCGGCATCTTTTTGTAGAATTGCAATGTTTGCTTGCTTTTCACCtttcgtttaaaaaaaattttgcaacatTAGGGTGCTATTTACTTTCAACTTGTTTCAAGATTTAGGATTAGGATATGCGATAAGACAGCTAAGCATTTGGTGAAGAACAGCCTAATGTACTGTAAAACAGTACATTAGGATGGCAGAGGAAGCTAAAACAGTCTACAATTACATGAACCACTGAGCTCTGGCAATAAGTTAATAGAACCTCTATACATTAAATTGCAATCACAAACCTCGACACCATCCCATTGTTGGCACTTGCTTGTTTTTACCACTTCTGATTAGTTGTCGAACCTCAACCGCTTTCATGGCATCCATTATAGCGTTTTTAATAACTTTggacattgaaaaaaaattgaatagaacatatatctgtatataaaACGCAAATTGAATgataatttgtataaaatatctAAGGTATTAATTAAGGACATTATCAATTATTTACTCTATGGAAACTGCTTGGAATATGATTGGTAGGCTTATCAAACCCAAGCTTTTTTTCTAGTTATTGTGAAGAGAAGAAAGCCTATAAGATGGGTTTAGTAAACAATAGTCCTCGTTCTGTTAGTAGCATGGTTTCGGACATGGCAGTAGTTGAAATGATTGAATATACATACCGGTATAAGGTGGCCCAAATGTAGgtggtggcccaaaagtaggtatacagttattaaactattttatatgctttgaagctacttgcagttcacttcatgttacttgttaagtactacaaaaattgcttattttattagataataaatctagtgtgaattttacattagttttctagctgcttggaaggtaataaaaaataaataaaataactatacctacttttgggccaccctgtagtATGAAAATTGGAGGGACAAGTGCCTAGCACATCGATTCTCAATCAGTGGGCCATGGACCATGTCAGggccacagaaacattttcaggtgggctACAACCTATTAaaaagttattgataaattatgCAAACTTTGATTGTTGTAgaaatgaatgatgatgctgcATTTTGGCTCGCAAAGGCGGTAATTCTCTCAGAGGTGGTAATtctcattttatttatcaaagtAGAATTGTCTaactttgcaaaaaaaaaattttgtagtTATTCCTtcgcatgagaaagttaatgagccacagaaatttttgtgcaacaaaagtag contains:
- the LOC120326613 gene encoding D-glutamate cyclase, mitochondrial-like, translated to MSKVIKNAIMDAMKAVEVRQLIRSGKNKQVPTMGWCRGEKQANIAILQKDAADDFAKFAAYNEGCLPILHQSKPGEKETILAKNSDITTDLPGYKIYKNGEMEKIIDSAEEYDWKEMVTFYIGCSFSFDDILMEHKIPVRNIEQNTNVSMYKTNIKCHSVGPFQCNMIVSMRPIPEHQLSLVVDITSQMPDVHGAPVHIGDPDVIISNTKFENPHFGSFVALQDGDVPVFWACGVTNSEAIRAAKRPFAITHCPGMMFLTDVPQERYEESKPDNEKCKVIKYSNKDQRFSIVSVQAEKCLAELEEATVDDPGKRGSKNLLVPGDFMKSSLALSHASSIAITTGFPCHDHEPPDETDGLPGVYSLAGMLQALGKEITLIVDKAGLKMNIEIMKKQVDAGILQKEIKVISYIGSDGTEHALTKDNGRPTYDVILATERCGSTENGKYYTMKGKDISAKLDPIDNMFKEATKRTDVVTIGVGDGGNELGMGKVIDKVKKFIPNGETIACDVAADIVISAGTSNWGCYALACALYALRKCRIHDRYYRRATGLPTDVETKFKWAVPTVEREYKNLEIVENAGIKDGISPHQQMSVDGFTFFPTHAEKVKEMRQIINV